From Oreochromis niloticus isolate F11D_XX unplaced genomic scaffold, O_niloticus_UMD_NMBU tig00007218_pilon, whole genome shotgun sequence, the proteins below share one genomic window:
- the LOC109198192 gene encoding sodium/calcium exchanger 2-like — translation VKNITVCLAPPGDGDDDEEEGREERLPSCYDYVMHFLTVFWKVLFACVPPTEYWNGWACFFVSISAIGLLTAIIGDLASHFGCTVGLRDTVTAVVFVALGTSIPDTFASKVAAIQDQHADASVGNVTGSNAVNVFLGIGVAWSVAAVYWRIKGKEFRVDPGSLAFSVTLFTIFTFICMSVLLFRRRPSIGGELGGPKVSRLLTTLLFLGLWFLYILFSSLEAYCHINGF, via the exons GTaaaaaatatcactgtgtgtttggCTCCTCCAGGTGATGGCGATGATGACGAGGAGGAAGGTCGTGAGGAGCGCCTTCCATCTTGTTACGACTACGTCATGCATTTCCTCACCGTCTTCTGGAAGGTTCTGTTTGCCTGCGTCCCGCCAACAGAGTACTGGAACGGCTGGGCCTGCTTCTTCGTGTCCATCAGCGCCATCGGGCTCCTCACCGCCATCATCGGGGATTTGGCATCGCATTTCGGCTGCACCGTGGGGCTGCGGGACACTGTGACCGCCGTGGTGTTTGTGGCGCTGGGAACTTCCATTCCAG ACACCTTTGCTAGCAAAGTGGCTGCCATACAAGACCAGCATGCCGACGCATCGGTTGGAAATGTCACTGGCAGCAACGCAGTCAACGTGTTCCTGGGGATCGGAGTGGCATGGTCAGTGGCCGCCGTGTACTGGAGAATTAAAGGAAAGGAGTTCCGGGTGGATCCTGGATCACTGGCGTTCTCCGTCACGCTCTTCACCATCTTCACGTTCATCTGCATGTCCGTGCTATTGTTCAGACGCCGGCCCTCCATCGGCGGAGAGCTTGGCGGCCCGAAAGTGTCCCGCCTCCTGACCACCCTCCTGTTCCTGGGTCTGTGGTTCCTCTACATCCTCTTCTCCAGCCTAGAGGCCTACTGTCACATCAACGGCTTTTAA